In Bacteroidota bacterium, one genomic interval encodes:
- a CDS encoding RsmB/NOP family class I SAM-dependent RNA methyltransferase: MPSSAANTISFLDRYREIIDDWPAFFDAVHAPLPQTIWANTLKTTPAALASRLPLKPIAWYPGAFRFNTPVKAATLMPYLAGHYQIQEEAALLPAFLMQPKPEDTILDLCAAPGNKTVQMAMMMQSRGLVVANDRSRPRLDILRRSINRLGLTNIGVTVYDATSYIGAPASYDHILADVPCTGEGTVRRAKNKMRGISNSRRQSLQNIQRAILNRAIKLCKPGGRIVYATCTFAPEENEAVVHAALEHFEGKIAIVPCAADGLQTTPGLTSWQGQQYHPDLTLTHRIWPHHNDTGGFFVAVLKKTGPTTQLTTSQEEATQPTHPLAAIASIFETRFGLPTHAFDGLNLHPFGKFMAIRSFERVPAGAPELILAGLPFCKPPDKPQKMKTGASMRWGAMATKNVITLTEAQAFRFGESQEIGLQERQLPDEATQGYVIARYKDMYLGLGFLRTNGGEAKLESLLPKHWVHALNKL, from the coding sequence ATGCCATCTTCCGCTGCCAATACTATCAGTTTTCTGGATCGATATCGCGAAATCATAGATGATTGGCCGGCTTTTTTTGATGCCGTACATGCACCGCTCCCCCAAACAATCTGGGCCAACACGCTCAAAACAACGCCCGCGGCACTGGCATCCAGGCTCCCCTTAAAGCCAATCGCCTGGTATCCGGGCGCATTTCGGTTCAACACTCCGGTAAAGGCAGCCACCCTAATGCCGTATCTGGCTGGCCACTACCAGATTCAGGAAGAAGCTGCGTTGCTACCGGCGTTCCTCATGCAACCGAAGCCAGAAGATACCATTCTTGACCTTTGCGCGGCACCCGGCAATAAGACGGTTCAGATGGCAATGATGATGCAATCCAGAGGACTGGTGGTTGCAAATGACAGGAGCAGGCCCCGGCTCGATATTCTTCGCCGATCCATCAACCGGCTTGGGCTCACCAACATCGGCGTGACCGTATACGATGCAACTTCTTACATCGGCGCGCCGGCCAGTTACGATCACATTCTCGCGGATGTCCCGTGTACAGGTGAAGGCACCGTTCGTCGTGCAAAAAACAAAATGCGGGGTATATCCAATAGCCGCCGGCAAAGCCTCCAGAATATCCAGCGCGCCATTCTTAACCGGGCTATAAAGCTATGCAAACCAGGTGGACGAATCGTATACGCAACCTGTACCTTTGCACCCGAAGAAAATGAAGCTGTCGTTCATGCTGCGCTTGAGCATTTTGAGGGCAAAATTGCAATTGTGCCGTGTGCAGCAGACGGCCTCCAAACTACGCCTGGACTTACATCTTGGCAGGGCCAGCAATACCATCCGGACCTGACGCTGACGCATCGCATCTGGCCGCATCACAATGATACAGGCGGATTTTTTGTTGCTGTACTGAAGAAAACAGGTCCGACAACACAGCTAACAACATCACAAGAGGAAGCCACGCAGCCAACCCATCCACTTGCTGCCATTGCCTCTATCTTCGAAACGCGCTTTGGGCTCCCAACCCATGCATTCGACGGTTTAAACCTCCATCCTTTTGGCAAATTCATGGCCATCCGCAGCTTTGAGCGCGTTCCGGCAGGCGCACCGGAATTAATACTTGCCGGCCTCCCGTTTTGCAAACCACCTGACAAACCACAGAAAATGAAAACAGGAGCAAGTATGCGATGGGGTGCGATGGCAACAAAAAATGTGATTACCCTGACGGAAGCGCAAGCGTTTAGATTTGGTGAGTCGCAAGAGATCGGCCTTCAAGAGCGTCAACTGCCTGATGAGGCAACGCAAGGATATGTTATTGCCCGCTATAAAGATATGTATCTGGGACTGGGCTTTTTGCGGACAAACGGCGGCGAGGCCAAATTGGAAAGCTTGTTACCCAAACACTGGGTACACGCCCTGAACAAGCTGTAA
- a CDS encoding TonB family protein, whose translation MTRSDMIGMVSSLFIHALLLLLFLVIKQEPKVSDRIGFIQVDFGTFSEGRPVQEAPDQQEQVEQKQPEPEPEIEEPPAPADPEISKPVDLPDVPELATEEPPISAPETEVEAIKPEEPEEEEQIDEEEVEQPKTIKPLGSGAVEGNSGAETGDQGEAADEDKAAPFQIEGLNRTPVRVVRPVYTDKVNVTIRVRVTVNPSGEIIQQIPLLKGNPRLEQSVLKALQDWRFNPLPPNVPQENQVGTVTFRFRLE comes from the coding sequence ATGACGCGTAGTGACATGATAGGGATGGTAAGCAGCTTGTTTATACACGCGCTGCTGCTCCTGCTTTTTCTTGTGATCAAACAAGAGCCGAAGGTGTCCGACCGTATTGGCTTTATCCAGGTAGATTTTGGGACTTTTTCAGAAGGACGGCCTGTGCAAGAGGCACCTGACCAGCAAGAACAGGTAGAGCAGAAGCAGCCTGAACCTGAGCCTGAAATCGAAGAACCGCCGGCGCCGGCAGATCCTGAAATCTCTAAACCAGTAGATTTGCCAGACGTGCCCGAACTTGCTACAGAAGAGCCTCCGATTTCTGCGCCAGAAACAGAAGTTGAGGCAATTAAACCGGAGGAGCCGGAGGAAGAAGAGCAAATTGATGAAGAGGAAGTAGAGCAGCCAAAAACCATCAAGCCTTTGGGCAGTGGCGCGGTAGAAGGAAATAGTGGTGCTGAAACCGGCGACCAGGGAGAGGCAGCAGACGAAGATAAAGCTGCACCTTTCCAGATTGAGGGCTTGAACCGCACTCCTGTGCGCGTTGTCCGGCCTGTTTATACAGACAAAGTGAATGTGACGATTCGTGTCAGGGTGACGGTAAATCCAAGTGGCGAAATCATTCAGCAAATTCCCCTTCTCAAAGGCAACCCGCGCCTGGAGCAATCTGTGCTGAAAGCTTTGCAGGACTGGCGTTTTAACCCGCTGCCACCAAATGTACCGCAGGAAAATCAGGTTGGGACCGTTACCTTCCGTTTTCGCCTGGAGTAA